From Nocardioides sp. HDW12B, the proteins below share one genomic window:
- the nuoE gene encoding NADH-quinone oxidoreductase subunit NuoE: MSTTEGTTGLTETTYAELREIAARYPQARSGLLPMLHLVQAAEGCVTSEGIEVCAEILGITAAEVAGVATFYTMYKRRPVGDYHVGVCTNTLCAVMGGDLIFERLKEHLDVGNDETTTHEEGRRDITLEHIECNAACDYAPVMTVNWEFMDNMTPESATRLVDDLRDGTEVRSTRGPRICTWREAERVIAGFEDGRVDEGPAAGGPSLLGLQIARERGWTAPASGDTGSNGSTGSTGSTDGGTQ; the protein is encoded by the coding sequence ATGAGCACCACCGAGGGCACCACGGGCCTCACCGAGACGACGTACGCCGAGCTGCGGGAGATCGCGGCGCGCTACCCCCAGGCGCGCTCGGGGCTGCTGCCGATGCTGCACCTGGTGCAGGCGGCCGAGGGCTGCGTGACCTCCGAGGGCATCGAGGTCTGCGCGGAGATCCTGGGGATCACCGCGGCCGAGGTGGCCGGGGTGGCGACGTTCTACACGATGTACAAGCGCCGCCCGGTCGGCGACTACCACGTCGGGGTCTGCACCAACACGCTCTGCGCGGTGATGGGCGGCGACCTCATCTTCGAGCGGCTCAAGGAGCACCTCGACGTCGGCAACGACGAGACGACCACCCACGAGGAGGGTCGTCGCGACATCACCCTCGAGCACATCGAGTGCAACGCCGCGTGCGACTACGCCCCGGTGATGACGGTCAACTGGGAGTTCATGGACAACATGACCCCCGAGTCGGCGACCCGCCTGGTCGACGACCTGCGCGACGGCACCGAGGTGCGCTCGACCCGCGGGCCCCGCATCTGCACGTGGCGCGAGGCGGAGCGGGTCATCGCCGGCTTCGAGGACGGCCGTGTCGACGAGGGCCCCGCCGCCGGCGGGCCGTCGCTGCTCGGTCTGCAGATCGCCCGCGAGCGCGGCTGGACCGCGCCCGCCTCCGGCGACACCGGCTCGAACGGCTCGACTGGCTCGACTGGCTCGACTGATGGAGGCACGCAGTGA
- a CDS encoding NADH-quinone oxidoreductase subunit C: MSDRDSQADTSGASTSGLAQTGDHAHDVVRTREGMFGVQGSGDTSGYGGLTQAVVMPGGTPAPYGGWFDDVARDLVQGLSQQGIDDALEKVVVHRGEITFFIRRARLLETAQLLRDAETLRFEMCLGVSGVHFPDEPGRELHAVYPLLSMTHNRRIRLEVVCPDAEPHIPSVVPVYPTNDWHERETYDFFGIVFDGHPALTRIQMPDDWPGHPQRKDYPLGGIPVEYKGATIPPPDTRRSYN, encoded by the coding sequence GTGAGCGATCGGGACAGCCAGGCCGACACCTCGGGCGCCAGCACCAGCGGCCTCGCCCAGACCGGCGACCACGCCCACGACGTCGTCCGCACCCGCGAGGGCATGTTCGGCGTCCAGGGCAGCGGGGACACCTCCGGGTACGGCGGCCTCACCCAGGCCGTCGTCATGCCCGGCGGCACGCCGGCGCCGTACGGCGGCTGGTTCGACGACGTGGCGCGCGACCTGGTGCAGGGACTGTCCCAGCAGGGCATCGACGACGCGCTCGAGAAGGTCGTCGTCCACCGCGGCGAGATCACCTTCTTCATCCGCCGGGCCCGCCTGCTCGAGACCGCCCAGCTGCTCCGCGACGCCGAGACGCTGCGCTTCGAGATGTGCCTGGGCGTCAGCGGCGTGCACTTCCCCGACGAGCCCGGCCGCGAGCTGCACGCGGTCTACCCGCTGCTCTCGATGACCCACAACCGACGCATCCGGCTGGAGGTGGTGTGCCCCGACGCCGAGCCGCACATCCCCTCCGTGGTGCCGGTGTACCCGACCAACGACTGGCACGAGCGGGAGACCTACGACTTCTTCGGCATCGTCTTCGACGGCCACCCCGCCCTGACCCGGATCCAGATGCCCGACGACTGGCCCGGACACCCGCAGCGCAAGGACTATCCGCTGGGTGGCATCCCGGTGGAGTACAAGGGCGCGACGATCCCGCCGCCCGACACCCGGAGGTCGTACAACTGA
- a CDS encoding NADH-quinone oxidoreductase subunit B codes for MGIEEKLPSGVLLTTVEGVAGYFRKASFWPATFGLACCAIEMMTSGGPRYDLARYGMEVFRASPRQADLMIVAGRVSQKMAPVLRQIYDQMAEPKWVLAMGVCASSGGMFNNYAIVQGVDHVVPVDMYLPGCPPRPEMLIDAILKLHDQVQAGKMGAHREKQVLELETTALNALPTSEQKGLLR; via the coding sequence ATGGGTATCGAGGAGAAGCTCCCGTCCGGGGTGCTGCTGACGACCGTCGAGGGCGTCGCCGGCTACTTCCGCAAGGCGTCGTTCTGGCCGGCCACCTTCGGCCTGGCCTGCTGCGCCATCGAGATGATGACGTCCGGCGGCCCGCGCTACGACCTCGCGCGCTACGGCATGGAGGTCTTCCGGGCCTCGCCGCGCCAGGCCGACCTGATGATCGTGGCCGGTCGGGTGAGCCAGAAGATGGCGCCCGTCCTGCGCCAGATCTACGACCAGATGGCCGAGCCGAAGTGGGTGCTCGCCATGGGCGTCTGCGCCAGCAGCGGCGGCATGTTCAACAACTACGCGATCGTCCAGGGCGTCGACCACGTCGTGCCCGTCGACATGTACCTCCCCGGCTGCCCCCCGCGCCCGGAGATGCTCATCGACGCGATCCTCAAGCTCCACGACCAGGTCCAGGCCGGCAAGATGGGCGCCCACCGCGAGAAGCAGGTCCTCGAGCTCGAGACCACCGCCCTCAACGCGCTGCCCACCTCGGAGCAGAAGGGACTGCTCCGGTGA
- a CDS encoding NADH-quinone oxidoreductase subunit D yields MVSTSSTQGRDAQDPYGASEAAGSQTSQGRVFTVTGQDWDSVVAGVADEGDDRVVVNMGPQHPSTHGVLRLILELEGETVTEARAGIGYLHTGIEKNMEFRSWTQGVTFCTRMDYLAPFHNELTYCLGVERLLGIEDEIPEAATVMRVLLSELNRISSHLVCIATGGMEIGALTVMTIGFRERELVLDLFETITGLRMNHAFIRPGGVAQSLPDGALDQVTDFVKLMKKRLPEYAALCNANPIFKGRLVDVGHLDLAGCLALGITGPALRSTGYAWDLRKTQPYCGYEDYEFDVITRDSADAYGRFRIRLDEMWESLRIVEQAVARLEGLKGAPIMVGDKKIAWPSQLSVGTDGMGNSLDHIKHIMGESMEALIHHFKLVTEGFRVPAGQAYVPVESPRGELGAHVVSDGGTRPYRVHFRDPSFTNLQATSVMSEGGMVADVIVAIASIDPVMGGVDR; encoded by the coding sequence ATGGTTTCGACAAGCTCAACCCAGGGGCGCGACGCGCAGGACCCCTACGGCGCCTCCGAGGCCGCCGGCTCGCAGACCAGCCAGGGCCGCGTCTTCACCGTCACCGGTCAGGACTGGGACTCCGTCGTGGCCGGCGTCGCCGACGAGGGCGACGACCGGGTCGTGGTCAACATGGGTCCTCAGCACCCGTCCACCCACGGCGTGCTGCGGCTCATCCTCGAGCTGGAGGGCGAGACGGTCACCGAGGCCCGCGCGGGCATCGGCTACCTCCACACCGGCATCGAGAAGAACATGGAGTTCCGCTCCTGGACGCAGGGCGTCACGTTCTGCACCCGGATGGACTACCTCGCCCCGTTCCACAACGAGCTGACCTACTGCCTCGGCGTGGAGCGGCTGCTGGGCATCGAGGACGAGATCCCCGAGGCCGCCACCGTGATGCGGGTGCTGCTCTCCGAGCTCAACCGGATCTCCTCCCACCTGGTCTGCATCGCCACCGGCGGCATGGAGATCGGCGCGCTGACGGTCATGACCATCGGCTTCCGCGAGCGCGAGCTGGTCCTCGACCTGTTCGAGACCATCACCGGCCTGCGCATGAACCACGCCTTCATCCGCCCCGGCGGCGTCGCGCAGTCCCTGCCCGACGGTGCGCTCGACCAGGTCACGGACTTCGTCAAGCTCATGAAGAAGCGGCTGCCGGAGTACGCCGCGCTCTGCAACGCCAACCCGATCTTCAAGGGCCGCCTCGTCGACGTCGGTCACCTCGACCTCGCCGGCTGCCTGGCCCTGGGCATCACCGGCCCGGCGCTGCGCTCGACCGGCTACGCCTGGGACCTGCGCAAGACCCAGCCCTACTGCGGCTACGAGGACTACGAGTTCGACGTCATCACCCGCGACAGCGCCGACGCCTACGGCCGGTTCCGGATCCGGCTCGACGAGATGTGGGAGTCGCTGCGCATCGTCGAGCAGGCCGTCGCCCGTCTCGAGGGCCTCAAGGGCGCCCCGATCATGGTCGGCGACAAGAAGATCGCGTGGCCCTCGCAGCTGAGCGTCGGCACCGACGGCATGGGCAACAGCCTCGACCACATCAAGCACATCATGGGCGAGTCCATGGAGGCCCTGATCCACCACTTCAAGCTGGTCACCGAGGGCTTCCGCGTCCCGGCGGGCCAGGCCTACGTGCCCGTGGAGTCCCCGCGCGGCGAGCTCGGCGCCCACGTCGTCTCCGACGGCGGCACCCGGCCCTACCGCGTGCACTTCCGCGACCCGTCCTTCACCAACCTGCAGGCGACCTCGGTGATGAGCGAGGGCGGCATGGTCGCCGACGTCATCGTCGCGATCGCCTCGATCGACCCCGTCATGGGAGGCGTGGACCGATGA